A stretch of Bradyrhizobium sp. AZCC 2262 DNA encodes these proteins:
- a CDS encoding SphA family protein, producing MNLRTVLSGAAFLLAGAALTNANAYELGYPGFTQTPGVTIGASAGLPPPGIYSFNQVFTTQANLVGPGSALLNAAGTKTGVQVAVSATGFLFVPGWTFLGGDYSAVLVQPFVMDSVGSPVNVQAAGMHNTYIVPAELSWKLGESGFFVKAGLGMYVPDGTKTGANGLGNVGNPWWTFQPELIVSYLKDGWNLTTFLYEEINTKNTITDYRSGNVFHAEFTAAKTIGNWTVGPVAYYVGQVSDDKSSAFYNGAINVDRYSKWAVGGMVGYNFGPASLTVWAFQDVSANASGGTPATGIDSATIAKGTSVFANLSFRLWAPDASSSPTRPQFRK from the coding sequence ATTTCTACTTGCAGGCGCCGCGCTCACCAACGCGAACGCGTATGAGTTGGGCTATCCTGGATTTACGCAAACACCTGGTGTCACGATCGGAGCAAGCGCGGGGCTTCCACCGCCGGGTATCTATTCGTTCAATCAGGTCTTCACCACCCAAGCAAATTTGGTTGGGCCTGGCAGCGCACTACTCAACGCTGCCGGCACGAAGACAGGTGTTCAGGTCGCGGTCAGCGCGACCGGTTTCTTGTTCGTTCCCGGCTGGACCTTTCTTGGCGGAGACTACAGCGCCGTGCTGGTGCAGCCGTTTGTGATGGACAGCGTCGGAAGTCCCGTGAATGTGCAGGCGGCGGGCATGCACAACACCTATATCGTGCCTGCGGAGCTAAGCTGGAAACTCGGAGAAAGTGGCTTCTTCGTCAAGGCGGGCCTCGGTATGTATGTGCCGGACGGCACAAAGACTGGCGCCAACGGGCTCGGCAACGTCGGGAATCCCTGGTGGACGTTTCAGCCCGAGTTGATTGTCTCCTACCTGAAGGATGGCTGGAATCTTACGACGTTCCTTTACGAAGAGATTAACACCAAGAATACGATCACCGACTATAGAAGCGGCAACGTCTTTCATGCGGAATTTACGGCTGCCAAGACGATCGGGAACTGGACGGTCGGGCCGGTTGCGTACTACGTAGGCCAGGTCAGCGACGACAAATCCAGCGCATTTTATAACGGTGCCATCAACGTCGATCGATATAGCAAATGGGCGGTTGGTGGCATGGTCGGCTACAACTTCGGGCCGGCATCTCTGACGGTCTGGGCCTTTCAAGACGTCTCGGCGAACGCTTCCGGTGGCACACCGGCTACGGGTATTGATTCCGCGACCATCGCAAAGGGCACGAGTGTGTTTGCGAATTTGAGCTTTCGGCTCTGGGCGCCAGACGCTTCGTCATCTCCAACGCGGCCGCAGTTTCGTAAGTGA
- a CDS encoding tyrosine-type recombinase/integrase translates to MPRRSKGARLHLRPARYRAGKLTHQATWVIRDGTGYYATGCAEREVAAAEQVLKNYIAKKYAPARKEQDLEKIPVADVLSIFIDDRPDLYVENSDAQKYLNRIGRLKEFWGKLMLSEVTRTTCREYQQHRGNKGGARRDLEDLRAAIANHAAEGLHRAIVKVTLPKKGPARDRWLTRGEAAHLIWTCWRAREIQTVHRGPNKGQQVETNKRPLRHLARFILIGVYSGTRAGAIASASPTAAIGRSFVDLERGVYYRRAQGKQETNKRQPPMPIPPRLLAHLRRWKERKIIARHFVEFNGDGVSSVKTAFKHAVTLAKLGPGVSPHTLRHTAATWLMQNGTDPWQAAGYLGMSVETLLRVYGHHHPDHLKDAVAKMTAKPTASASPQKRVEKKETNVVKIQ, encoded by the coding sequence ATGCCGCGTAGAAGTAAGGGTGCCCGTCTCCACCTCAGACCAGCCCGCTACAGGGCCGGAAAGCTCACTCATCAAGCCACTTGGGTCATCCGGGACGGCACGGGATATTACGCCACTGGATGCGCTGAACGCGAAGTTGCAGCGGCTGAGCAAGTCCTCAAGAACTATATTGCAAAAAAGTACGCGCCGGCGCGCAAGGAACAAGACTTAGAGAAAATCCCCGTCGCCGACGTGCTTTCGATTTTCATTGACGACCGCCCCGACCTTTACGTCGAGAACTCCGACGCTCAGAAGTATCTCAACCGGATCGGGCGCCTCAAAGAATTTTGGGGAAAGCTCATGTTGTCGGAGGTAACACGGACCACGTGCCGTGAGTACCAACAACACCGTGGCAATAAAGGCGGTGCCCGCCGAGATCTGGAGGATCTCAGGGCAGCCATCGCCAACCATGCGGCGGAAGGGCTGCACCGTGCCATTGTGAAGGTCACGCTTCCCAAGAAGGGCCCTGCCCGCGATCGATGGCTGACCCGCGGTGAAGCTGCCCATCTAATCTGGACGTGTTGGCGCGCCCGCGAGATACAGACCGTGCACCGCGGACCCAATAAGGGACAGCAGGTTGAAACGAATAAGCGACCCCTCCGCCATCTCGCCCGGTTCATCCTTATCGGGGTCTATAGCGGGACACGCGCGGGCGCTATTGCGTCAGCATCGCCGACCGCAGCTATCGGGCGGTCCTTTGTCGACCTTGAACGTGGCGTCTATTACCGACGCGCCCAGGGAAAGCAGGAGACTAACAAACGGCAGCCGCCGATGCCGATTCCACCGCGCCTGCTGGCACACCTGCGACGCTGGAAGGAACGCAAGATTATTGCGCGACACTTTGTCGAGTTCAACGGCGACGGTGTATCTTCCGTGAAGACCGCGTTCAAACATGCGGTGACGCTGGCCAAGCTCGGGCCCGGCGTTTCGCCGCATACGCTACGGCACACCGCAGCAACGTGGCTAATGCAGAACGGTACCGACCCATGGCAAGCCGCCGGGTATCTCGGCATGAGCGTCGAGACATTGTTGCGCGTGTACGGGCACCACCACCCGGACCACCTGAAGGATGCCGTCGCCAAGATGACGGCCAAGCCTACCGCCTCAGCTTCGCCTCAGAAACGAGTGGAAAAGAAGGAAACGAACGTCGTCAAAATTCAATGA
- a CDS encoding EF-hand domain-containing protein, producing MRTTSARGMSIAVGLLMMAAPYASAQSVPAGDAGRGPKSTKDAPPTNGPDIWDANHDGINTCEEWKSYLDRLFNLADRNRDGHLDTAEFTIIRRVGTAFADADFGYFDENQDGKITHSEFVDKPSEFILQNDKNGDCRVTQDEMKGASADRKPQSGRGKKF from the coding sequence TTGCGCACGACGTCCGCTCGCGGCATGAGCATCGCCGTGGGATTGCTCATGATGGCCGCACCCTACGCTTCTGCACAATCCGTTCCAGCCGGAGACGCGGGGCGTGGCCCCAAATCGACCAAAGACGCTCCGCCGACAAACGGCCCCGATATCTGGGACGCCAATCATGATGGTATCAATACCTGCGAGGAGTGGAAGAGTTACCTTGATCGGCTATTTAACCTGGCCGATCGCAACCGCGACGGACATCTCGATACAGCCGAATTCACCATCATCCGTCGAGTCGGGACTGCCTTCGCCGATGCAGACTTCGGCTACTTTGACGAAAATCAAGACGGAAAGATCACCCACAGCGAATTTGTGGACAAGCCGAGTGAATTTATTTTGCAGAATGACAAGAACGGTGATTGCCGCGTCACGCAGGACGAAATGAAAGGCGCAAGCGCTGATCGAAAACCGCAGAGTGGCAGGGGCAAGAAATTCTGA
- a CDS encoding tyrosine-type recombinase/integrase — MPLTDTKCRNAKGQIKPCKLSDGGGLHLLINPDGAKYWRLAYRWRGKQRTLAIGVYPAIGLMEARAARDEAKRNLAADIDPSVVKQERKRAAKIATDNTFEAVAREWHENWKGARSPYYAAQILRRLEADAFPAIGRRPIAALEPPELLDMLRKVEKRGVNETARRLKQLVGQIFRFAIVTGRAKRDPSVDLKDALRATGEPQRHRAMPLSELPTFLQKLECYSGEQQTKLALKLVTLTFLRTTELRAGKWSELENLDENSAVWRIPAERMKVRLEHLVPLSRQAVAVLRELRALSGGSPNIFPSPGKGDCMSSNTMLYAIYRMGYHGRATTHGFRAVASTILNETNLFNRDWIERQLSHVERNEVRRAYNAAEWMPDRRRMMQWWADHITALALEGDKIIPLSRAG; from the coding sequence ATGCCGCTCACGGATACGAAGTGCCGGAATGCCAAGGGGCAAATCAAGCCATGCAAGCTCTCCGACGGCGGTGGCTTGCACCTCTTAATCAATCCTGACGGAGCCAAATACTGGCGCTTGGCCTATCGGTGGCGTGGCAAGCAACGCACCCTCGCAATCGGCGTCTATCCGGCCATTGGGTTGATGGAGGCGCGCGCTGCGCGGGATGAAGCCAAACGTAACCTTGCTGCTGACATCGATCCTTCCGTAGTCAAACAGGAGCGTAAGCGGGCCGCAAAGATTGCGACTGACAATACCTTCGAGGCCGTCGCGCGCGAGTGGCACGAAAACTGGAAAGGTGCACGTAGCCCCTACTACGCTGCCCAGATCCTCCGACGTCTGGAGGCGGATGCTTTCCCGGCGATCGGCCGCCGTCCGATTGCGGCGCTCGAACCGCCAGAACTGCTGGACATGCTGCGCAAAGTCGAGAAGCGCGGGGTGAACGAAACGGCGCGACGGCTAAAGCAACTCGTCGGACAAATATTCCGTTTCGCTATCGTAACCGGCCGAGCGAAGCGGGACCCCTCTGTTGATCTCAAGGACGCCTTACGAGCCACCGGAGAACCGCAGCGTCACAGAGCGATGCCGCTTTCAGAGCTACCAACGTTCTTGCAGAAGTTGGAATGTTACAGTGGCGAGCAGCAGACCAAACTTGCATTGAAACTGGTAACCCTGACGTTTCTTCGAACGACTGAGCTGCGCGCCGGCAAGTGGAGCGAACTGGAGAACCTGGATGAAAATTCCGCTGTGTGGCGCATTCCGGCCGAACGCATGAAAGTGCGCCTGGAGCATCTGGTGCCTCTGTCACGCCAAGCCGTCGCGGTATTGCGCGAGCTGCGCGCGCTTTCGGGCGGCAGCCCCAACATCTTTCCTTCGCCCGGAAAAGGCGACTGCATGTCCAGCAACACCATGCTCTATGCCATCTACCGGATGGGATATCACGGCCGCGCCACGACGCACGGTTTCCGCGCCGTCGCTTCCACGATCTTGAACGAAACCAACTTGTTCAACCGAGATTGGATCGAACGCCAGCTTTCGCACGTAGAACGAAATGAAGTGCGACGCGCTTACAACGCTGCGGAGTGGATGCCTGACCGTCGAAGAATGATGCAGTGGTGGGCAGACCATATTACAGCGTTGGCTCTCGAAGGAGATAAAATCATTCCGTTGTCGCGCGCCGGCTAG
- a CDS encoding LysR family transcriptional regulator — MLNDELSDLAIFAAVADARSFTRAAAKLGKSQSALSQSVRRLEERLKLRLLTRTTRSVMPTPAGERLLSTLRPALSEIEAQLNALSELRELPSGSLRLTAGRHAVQTVLWPALLRLNSRYPDIKVEVSIEPALTDIVTEQYDAGVWLGEQIARDMIALRIGSDLPMVVVGCPAYLADDGIPIEPQDLTHHRCCNIRLPTSGGLYAWEFERDGRSVNFQVDGPFVLNDMHLLIDAALHGAGLAIVMEDMAAPFIADGRLVRVLEDWSPPFSGYHLYYPNRRHPSPAFAALLEELRANSHL; from the coding sequence ATGCTGAACGACGAACTGAGCGATCTCGCGATCTTCGCCGCCGTCGCTGATGCCCGCAGTTTTACACGGGCGGCGGCCAAGCTTGGGAAGTCGCAGTCAGCCTTAAGCCAGTCGGTTCGCCGGCTGGAAGAGCGCCTGAAGCTGCGTCTGCTCACGCGCACGACCCGCAGCGTGATGCCGACGCCTGCGGGCGAGCGACTCTTAAGCACCCTTCGCCCCGCTCTGAGCGAGATTGAGGCCCAGCTTAATGCGCTCAGCGAGCTGCGCGAATTGCCCTCGGGATCGCTCCGGCTTACCGCCGGCCGGCATGCCGTTCAGACGGTGTTGTGGCCCGCCCTGCTTCGGCTGAATTCGCGCTATCCCGACATCAAGGTTGAGGTGTCGATCGAACCCGCTCTCACGGACATCGTCACCGAACAGTACGACGCCGGTGTCTGGCTGGGGGAACAGATCGCCCGGGATATGATCGCCCTGCGCATCGGCTCTGATCTACCGATGGTGGTGGTCGGATGCCCGGCCTACCTCGCTGACGACGGCATCCCGATCGAACCGCAGGACCTCACGCATCACCGCTGCTGCAACATCCGCCTGCCGACCTCCGGCGGCCTCTATGCCTGGGAGTTCGAGCGCGACGGACGCAGCGTCAACTTCCAGGTCGATGGCCCCTTCGTCCTGAATGACATGCACCTGCTCATCGACGCCGCCCTGCATGGCGCGGGGTTGGCGATCGTGATGGAAGACATGGCGGCGCCGTTCATCGCCGATGGACGCCTGGTCCGGGTATTGGAAGACTGGAGCCCGCCGTTCTCCGGCTACCATCTCTATTACCCTAACCGGCGTCACCCCTCTCCGGCGTTCGCCGCGCTGCTGGAGGAACTCCGGGCCAACTCTCATCTATAA
- the bamA gene encoding outer membrane protein assembly factor BamA yields MNVGMQLRGGLLAVLMMLAIPVAATLSSSPAVAQTVSSIEVEGNRRVEVETIRSYFKPGPAGRLDQAQIDDGLKALIETGLFQDVKITQTGGRLLVTLVENSVIGRIAFEGNKKVKDEQLSAEIQSKPRGTLSRPMVQSDAQRIAEIYRHSGRYDVHVTPEIIEQPNNRVDLVFTIEEGSKTGVKLIEFIGNNAYSSYRLKDVIKTHESNLLSFLGGNDVYDPDRVEADRDLIRRFYLKNGFADVQVVAALTEYDPERKGFLVTFRIEEGQQYRVASVDFQSSIATLAPNVLRSFSRVSVGSLYNAEALEKSVEEMQIEASRRGYAFAMVRPRGDRNFEAHTISIVFTVDEGPRSYIERIDIRGNTRTRDYVIRREFDLSEGDAYNRALVDRAERRLKNLDFFKSVKLVTEPGSSSDRVILIVDLEEKSTGDFSISGGYSTTDGALAEVSISERNFLGRGLFAKASVTYGQYARGASLSFVEPYLLDHRVALGLDVFYREQLANDYVSYGTTTLGFSPRLGFTLREDLSLQLRYSLYQQSITLPTTLNNCNNLAGPAFFPTPTYINTVLGGVDPTGNAQAGLLPGCLSDGESSLPVRQELANGATWTSSLGYSLNYNTLDNNKNPTDGLLIDFKQDFAGVGGDVSYLKSAIDAKYYTPLVADIVGVIHAQGGMLNSMGSQLRMLDQFQMGPNLVRGFAPNGIGPRDLTFYPYTGSGDALGGTKYWGVSAELQMPFWFLPKEVGLKGAVYADAGSLWGYQGPTSWTATGEVNSPTCPTCAMQYDDTNIIRTSVGVGLIWQSPFGPLRFDYAVPLTKGKYDIVQQFKFGGGTSF; encoded by the coding sequence ATGAATGTTGGAATGCAGTTGCGGGGAGGCTTACTGGCCGTTCTGATGATGTTGGCAATACCGGTCGCTGCTACGCTGTCATCGTCGCCTGCGGTCGCCCAAACGGTGTCTTCGATTGAGGTCGAAGGTAACCGGCGGGTCGAAGTCGAGACCATTCGCTCGTATTTCAAGCCGGGTCCCGCCGGGCGCCTGGATCAGGCGCAGATAGATGACGGTCTGAAGGCGCTGATCGAGACCGGATTGTTCCAGGACGTGAAGATCACCCAGACCGGTGGTCGCCTGCTGGTGACCCTGGTCGAAAACTCGGTGATTGGCCGCATCGCCTTCGAGGGCAACAAAAAGGTCAAGGACGAGCAGCTTTCGGCCGAAATCCAGTCCAAGCCGCGCGGAACGCTGTCGCGTCCCATGGTGCAGTCGGACGCTCAGCGCATCGCCGAAATCTATCGTCACTCGGGGCGCTACGACGTGCACGTTACCCCCGAAATCATCGAGCAGCCGAACAACCGGGTCGACCTCGTCTTTACGATCGAGGAGGGGTCGAAGACCGGCGTCAAGTTGATCGAGTTCATCGGCAACAACGCGTATTCGTCCTATCGCCTCAAGGACGTCATCAAGACGCACGAATCCAATCTGTTGAGCTTTCTCGGCGGCAACGACGTCTATGACCCGGACCGGGTCGAGGCCGACCGCGACCTAATCCGCCGGTTCTATCTCAAGAACGGCTTTGCCGACGTGCAGGTGGTGGCCGCGCTGACCGAATACGATCCGGAGCGCAAGGGTTTCCTGGTCACCTTCAGGATCGAGGAAGGCCAGCAATACCGGGTCGCGTCGGTGGATTTCCAGTCCTCAATCGCAACCCTGGCTCCGAACGTGCTGCGCTCGTTCTCGCGCGTCAGCGTTGGTTCGCTGTACAACGCCGAAGCACTTGAGAAGTCGGTCGAGGAAATGCAGATCGAGGCGTCGCGACGTGGCTACGCCTTCGCGATGGTGCGTCCACGCGGCGACCGCAATTTCGAAGCGCACACCATCTCGATCGTCTTCACCGTCGACGAGGGTCCGCGCAGCTATATCGAGCGCATCGATATACGCGGCAACACCCGTACCCGCGATTACGTGATCCGCCGCGAGTTCGATCTTTCCGAAGGCGACGCCTACAACCGCGCGTTGGTCGATCGCGCCGAACGCCGCCTGAAGAACCTCGACTTCTTCAAAAGCGTGAAGCTCGTCACCGAGCCCGGTTCCTCCAGCGATCGCGTGATTCTGATTGTTGATCTTGAGGAGAAATCGACCGGCGACTTCTCGATATCGGGTGGCTATTCGACCACCGACGGCGCGCTCGCGGAGGTCAGCATTTCCGAACGCAACTTCCTCGGCCGCGGCCTGTTTGCGAAGGCGTCGGTAACCTATGGCCAGTATGCGCGTGGTGCTTCGCTGTCGTTTGTCGAGCCCTATTTGCTGGACCACCGCGTCGCCCTCGGCCTTGACGTATTCTATCGCGAGCAGCTTGCGAACGATTACGTTTCGTACGGCACCACCACGCTCGGCTTCAGTCCGCGACTTGGATTTACCTTGCGAGAAGATCTGTCGCTGCAGCTTCGATATTCGCTCTATCAGCAGTCCATCACGCTGCCCACCACGCTCAACAACTGCAATAACCTCGCGGGGCCGGCATTTTTCCCGACGCCGACTTACATCAATACGGTTCTGGGCGGTGTCGACCCGACCGGTAATGCCCAGGCCGGACTGCTTCCGGGCTGTTTGTCGGACGGAGAGTCTTCACTACCAGTCCGACAGGAATTGGCAAACGGCGCGACATGGACGTCGTCGCTGGGCTATTCGCTGAACTACAACACCCTCGACAACAACAAAAATCCGACAGACGGCCTGCTGATCGACTTCAAGCAGGATTTTGCCGGTGTCGGAGGCGACGTCAGCTACCTGAAATCCGCCATCGATGCGAAATACTACACCCCGCTGGTTGCCGATATCGTCGGGGTGATCCACGCCCAGGGCGGCATGCTCAACAGCATGGGCAGTCAGCTTCGAATGCTTGACCAATTCCAGATGGGTCCAAATCTTGTTCGTGGCTTTGCGCCAAACGGGATAGGTCCGCGCGATCTCACCTTCTACCCCTATACCGGATCGGGCGACGCCTTGGGGGGTACCAAATATTGGGGCGTGTCGGCGGAACTACAGATGCCGTTCTGGTTCCTGCCGAAGGAGGTCGGTCTTAAGGGCGCGGTCTATGCCGATGCGGGGTCGCTTTGGGGCTATCAGGGTCCCACCTCCTGGACCGCAACGGGGGAAGTGAATTCACCGACCTGCCCGACCTGTGCCATGCAGTATGACGACACCAACATTATCCGGACTTCGGTGGGTGTGGGCTTGATTTGGCAGTCTCCCTTTGGACCCCTTCGCTTCGACTATGCGGTCCCGCTGACCAAAGGCAAGTACGATATCGTGCAGCAATTCAAGTTCGGTGGCGGGACGTCGTTTTGA